Proteins from a single region of Sediminitomix flava:
- a CDS encoding GH3 auxin-responsive promoter family protein has protein sequence MGLKSILSKPLAKYTVKQQNKWAKQPVKAQDDVFKSLISGAEHTAFGKDHNFNEIKNYEDFKKHVPIRDYEDLRPYIDRIIAGESDVLWKGKPTYLAKTSGTTSGMKYIPITKDSIPNHINSAKNAMLNYIAETGNAEFLDHKMIFLSGSPVLDKVGGILTGRLSGISNHMVPSYLKKNQVPTYETNCIEDWEDKLDNIVRETFDESMSFISGIPPWVQMYFDQLEEKSGKKIADLFPNFSLFMYGGVNFAPYREKLFDSIGKKVDSIETYPASEGFIAFQDSQKEDGLLIQLNSGIFFEFVPVEEYGSDNPTRLSIKDVELGKNYALILNSNAGLWGYSIGDTVKFVSKDPYRLVVSGRIKHYISAFGEHVIGEEVEKAMNHALSVCPEVKITEFSVAPQVNPTEGLPYHEWLVSFEQLPNDLDKFGKAIDEKLSELNGYYKDLIVGSITRNAVITPLQKDAFQQYMKSIGKLGGQNKVPRLANNRDIADKILEWKLEETK, from the coding sequence ATGGGATTGAAATCTATATTAAGTAAGCCCCTTGCTAAATACACTGTTAAACAACAGAATAAATGGGCTAAGCAGCCAGTTAAGGCTCAGGATGATGTTTTTAAGTCTTTGATTTCGGGTGCTGAACATACCGCTTTCGGTAAAGATCACAACTTCAATGAGATCAAAAATTATGAAGACTTCAAAAAGCATGTCCCTATTCGTGATTATGAAGATTTAAGACCTTATATAGATCGAATTATTGCGGGAGAAAGTGATGTTTTGTGGAAAGGAAAACCGACTTATTTGGCAAAAACATCTGGTACTACTTCAGGGATGAAATACATTCCTATTACCAAAGACTCTATCCCTAATCATATTAATTCTGCAAAAAACGCAATGTTGAATTACATTGCAGAAACAGGAAATGCTGAATTTTTAGATCATAAAATGATTTTCCTTTCGGGAAGTCCTGTACTTGATAAAGTTGGAGGAATACTTACAGGTAGACTTTCGGGTATTTCAAATCATATGGTTCCTTCTTACCTCAAAAAGAACCAAGTACCTACTTACGAAACAAACTGCATCGAGGATTGGGAAGATAAACTAGACAATATCGTTAGAGAAACTTTCGATGAATCAATGTCATTTATCTCTGGTATTCCACCATGGGTTCAGATGTATTTTGACCAATTGGAAGAAAAATCTGGTAAGAAAATAGCTGACCTATTCCCTAACTTCTCTCTGTTCATGTATGGTGGAGTAAATTTCGCGCCTTATAGAGAAAAGTTATTTGACTCAATCGGTAAAAAAGTTGATTCTATTGAGACTTACCCAGCTTCTGAAGGTTTCATTGCGTTCCAAGATTCTCAAAAAGAAGACGGACTTCTAATACAATTAAATTCTGGTATTTTCTTTGAATTCGTACCTGTAGAAGAATACGGTTCTGATAACCCGACTCGTCTGAGTATTAAAGATGTTGAACTGGGCAAAAACTACGCTCTAATTCTTAATTCAAATGCAGGACTTTGGGGGTATTCAATTGGCGATACGGTCAAATTTGTTTCAAAAGACCCTTACCGATTAGTTGTAAGTGGACGAATCAAACATTACATCTCTGCATTTGGAGAGCACGTAATTGGAGAGGAAGTTGAGAAAGCAATGAATCATGCTTTGAGCGTTTGTCCTGAAGTAAAAATCACTGAATTTTCTGTAGCACCTCAAGTAAACCCAACTGAAGGTTTACCTTATCACGAGTGGCTTGTTTCGTTTGAACAACTCCCAAATGACTTGGATAAGTTTGGGAAAGCTATTGATGAAAAATTGAGTGAGTTGAACGGGTATTACAAAGATTTGATTGTAGGTTCGATCACTCGAAACGCTGTAATCACGCCGCTTCAAAAAGACGCATTCCAACAATATATGAAATCTATTGGCAAGCTTGGAGGACAAAACAAGGTTCCTCGTCTGGCTAACAATAGAGATATTGCGGATAAAATTTTGGAGTGGAAATTAGAAGAGACTAAATAA
- a CDS encoding endonuclease/exonuclease/phosphatase family protein, which translates to MKSILRYALPILLLAFIIWDKLFPDLNEFGIALNYIMPFLSFSLLPYIFYFVLKRKWKTVFLALLTVILSIPFLQGVFSWTLFSENNPDFIKVLSYNTRVFNIYKHLSGNEDENIKGALSFGIEHPAQIKCFQEYFNAKDAEREYLRITKAFEDSSYFSHTHAFLKNHVDHEFGLAIFSKFEIVDRGIVPISSSRQTNGAIYADIKIRDNKVRVYNIHLESLGEKFPSKLLEPKVFIAFWQSFTDRYQKRVIQIQEIVDHVQNSPYPVILCGDLNDVPHAYSGRLLNQNLSSSFEKKGQGFGFTLNKDNLLFFRIDQQFFSEGLKIHDFKTLNHIKWSDHFPIEAEYSFK; encoded by the coding sequence ATGAAGTCAATTCTAAGATATGCTTTACCTATTTTACTTTTAGCCTTTATCATTTGGGATAAATTATTTCCTGATTTAAACGAGTTTGGAATTGCATTAAATTATATCATGCCATTTCTGAGCTTTTCCTTACTACCCTATATATTTTACTTTGTCCTTAAAAGAAAGTGGAAAACTGTCTTCCTAGCTCTTCTTACCGTTATTTTATCTATTCCCTTCTTGCAAGGCGTATTTTCTTGGACTTTATTTTCTGAGAATAATCCAGATTTCATCAAAGTCTTGAGTTATAATACGAGAGTGTTTAATATCTATAAACACCTGAGCGGAAATGAAGATGAAAATATCAAGGGTGCACTTTCCTTTGGGATTGAACATCCTGCTCAGATTAAGTGTTTTCAAGAATATTTTAATGCTAAAGATGCCGAAAGAGAATATTTAAGAATCACAAAAGCCTTTGAGGATAGTTCCTATTTTTCACATACACATGCCTTTTTGAAAAATCATGTCGATCATGAATTTGGTTTGGCTATCTTCTCAAAATTTGAGATTGTTGATCGGGGAATTGTTCCTATCAGTAGTTCGAGACAAACCAATGGAGCTATTTATGCTGATATAAAAATTAGAGACAATAAAGTTAGAGTTTATAATATTCACCTTGAGTCTCTCGGAGAAAAATTCCCTTCGAAGCTTTTGGAACCTAAAGTGTTTATTGCTTTCTGGCAAAGCTTCACCGATCGATACCAAAAGAGAGTCATTCAAATACAGGAAATTGTCGATCATGTTCAGAATAGTCCTTACCCTGTAATTCTCTGTGGAGATTTAAACGATGTACCTCACGCCTACAGTGGACGTTTATTAAATCAAAACTTATCCTCTTCATTTGAAAAAAAAGGACAAGGTTTTGGCTTTACATTGAATAAAGATAATCTCCTATTTTTCAGAATCGATCAACAGTTTTTTAGTGAAGGGCTTAAAATTCATGACTTCAAAACACTAAATCATATAAAATGGTCAGACCATTTTCCAATAGAAGCTGAATATTCCTTTAAATAA
- a CDS encoding asparagine synthetase B, with protein MKKILLSILAIFLCGTLQAAHILIPMDDSQENHLKAYGIAYWILEKEVEAEWFLNYRGGSFLIPYLQDFENELVIRDVSYEVISSAQVREIKTMISHAESNMDIMKLEVAPKIAVYSPPNKQPWDDAVTLVLTYAEIPYDIVFDDEVLEDDLPQYDWLHLHHEDFTGQYGKFYRAFRHQAWYKEQQKTYEASAKKHGYDKVSQLKLGVAQKIRDFCAGGGFLFAMCSATDTYDIALAAAGVDICHEVFDGDPPFSDAQERLDYSKTFAFHKFKLYQNPMVYEYSDIDQQYRERGLTEANDFFTLFKFSAKWDPIPTMLTQNHKHVIKGFMGQTTAYKKRLVKPEVIIMGENKSLNEARYIHGTYGKGTWTFYGGHDPEDYMHHVGEEPTDLNLHPNSPGYRLILNNILFPAAKKKKQKT; from the coding sequence ATGAAAAAGATACTTTTATCTATACTTGCTATTTTTCTTTGTGGAACGCTACAAGCTGCACATATCCTCATTCCGATGGATGACAGCCAAGAGAACCATTTGAAAGCATATGGCATCGCTTATTGGATTTTGGAAAAGGAAGTAGAAGCCGAATGGTTTCTTAATTATAGAGGTGGAAGTTTCTTGATTCCTTATTTGCAAGATTTTGAAAATGAACTTGTCATCAGAGATGTTTCTTATGAAGTAATTTCGAGTGCTCAAGTTCGAGAAATCAAAACTATGATCAGCCATGCTGAATCGAATATGGATATCATGAAACTTGAGGTAGCACCTAAAATTGCAGTCTATTCTCCACCCAATAAGCAACCTTGGGACGATGCCGTTACGCTCGTTTTGACTTATGCAGAAATACCTTATGACATTGTTTTTGATGATGAAGTGTTAGAAGATGACCTACCTCAATACGACTGGCTCCACCTCCATCATGAAGATTTCACTGGGCAATATGGTAAATTCTATAGAGCATTCAGACATCAAGCTTGGTACAAAGAGCAACAAAAAACTTATGAAGCTTCTGCGAAAAAACACGGATACGATAAGGTTTCTCAATTAAAACTTGGAGTAGCTCAAAAAATTAGAGACTTCTGTGCTGGTGGTGGCTTTCTATTTGCAATGTGCTCTGCTACTGACACCTATGATATTGCTCTAGCTGCAGCAGGAGTCGATATCTGTCACGAAGTTTTTGATGGAGATCCTCCATTTTCTGATGCACAAGAAAGACTTGATTACTCAAAAACTTTTGCCTTTCATAAATTCAAACTCTACCAAAACCCGATGGTATATGAGTATTCTGATATTGATCAGCAATACAGGGAAAGAGGTTTAACAGAGGCAAATGATTTCTTTACCTTATTCAAGTTTTCGGCAAAATGGGATCCTATTCCAACGATGTTGACTCAGAATCACAAGCACGTTATCAAGGGTTTTATGGGGCAGACTACTGCCTACAAGAAAAGACTTGTAAAGCCAGAAGTCATCATCATGGGGGAAAATAAATCTTTGAATGAGGCAAGATATATTCACGGAACTTACGGAAAAGGAACTTGGACATTCTATGGCGGTCATGACCCTGAAGATTATATGCACCATGTAGGTGAAGAACCTACAGACTTAAACCTTCATCCAAACTCGCCTGGTTATCGTCTAATTCTGAACAACATATTATTCCCTGCGGCCAAGAAAAAGAAACAAAAAACCTGA
- a CDS encoding flavin monoamine oxidase family protein, whose protein sequence is MTRKEFIKICGILGLTLPFQSIFSKGSSRISSQEVIIIGAGAAGMTAAYLLNQMGISFKILEAKPTYGGRMKKLEDFTDFPLSLGAEWLSTNTNIFEEIINNPKVKIDIETTRYNPLESSLTWKKRKLRSGIIGFFNDKKFVNSSWLTFFEQYILPSISAYTHFNTIVKTIDYTSEKIKITTDTTEYNCDKVIVTIPVKMMQNRSLDFLPPLPKEQQKAFDTVMVWDGLKAFIEFSEKFYPAFTEFKIRPKKSGQIAYYDASYGQNTDKHILGLFAVGEASSPYLTKNKEELTRYILNELDQMFEQKASSNFIKITVQNWTNEAFIEGTYVYDYEDYRKVEKLGAPLANKVFFAGEAYTNGNNWGFVHTATQSAQAAVLRMFT, encoded by the coding sequence ATGACACGAAAAGAGTTTATTAAAATCTGTGGAATACTTGGTTTAACACTCCCTTTTCAGTCTATATTTTCCAAAGGCTCTTCTCGTATCTCATCCCAAGAAGTAATCATCATAGGTGCTGGAGCTGCTGGCATGACTGCTGCTTATTTACTCAATCAAATGGGTATTTCATTCAAGATCCTTGAAGCAAAGCCAACTTATGGAGGTCGAATGAAAAAGCTTGAAGACTTCACCGATTTCCCACTTTCACTTGGCGCTGAATGGCTTAGCACGAATACAAATATCTTTGAAGAAATTATCAACAATCCTAAGGTTAAAATCGACATTGAAACAACTCGATACAATCCTTTGGAGAGTTCTTTAACATGGAAAAAAAGAAAGCTCAGATCAGGTATTATCGGATTTTTTAATGACAAAAAATTCGTCAATAGCTCTTGGCTCACTTTCTTCGAACAGTACATTCTCCCTTCAATTTCAGCCTATACACACTTCAATACAATTGTAAAGACTATCGATTATACTTCTGAAAAAATAAAAATCACAACAGATACAACTGAATACAATTGTGATAAAGTCATTGTAACAATCCCTGTTAAAATGATGCAGAACAGAAGTCTTGATTTCCTACCTCCTCTTCCAAAAGAACAACAGAAAGCTTTTGATACGGTCATGGTTTGGGATGGTTTGAAAGCCTTTATTGAGTTTTCGGAAAAATTCTACCCTGCCTTTACTGAATTCAAAATTAGACCTAAAAAATCGGGTCAAATAGCTTACTACGATGCTTCATATGGACAAAACACAGACAAACATATTTTAGGATTATTTGCGGTCGGAGAAGCTTCTAGCCCCTACCTAACAAAAAATAAAGAAGAGCTAACTCGCTATATTTTAAATGAATTGGATCAGATGTTTGAGCAGAAAGCTTCTTCTAATTTCATTAAAATAACAGTGCAGAATTGGACAAATGAAGCCTTTATAGAAGGAACTTATGTCTACGATTATGAAGATTACAGAAAAGTAGAAAAGCTAGGAGCTCCACTCGCTAATAAAGTATTCTTTGCTGGAGAAGCTTATACAAATGGTAACAATTGGGGCTTTGTACATACGGCTACACAATCAGCACAAGCCGCTGTTTTAAGAATGTTCACTTAA
- a CDS encoding GNAT family N-acetyltransferase, translating to MTTQTHIIRNAKEEEFATIGKLMVNVYSNLEGFPKADEQPQYYEMLTNIGEITKKPFTELIVAVSKKGKVDGAVVYFSDMTSYGSGGSATQERNASGFRLLAVSENVRGLGLGKKLSLACIEKAKNIGHQKVVIHSTEYMKKAWRMYENLGFGRAEDLDFKQESLPVFGFRLFL from the coding sequence ATGACAACTCAAACTCATATCATCAGAAATGCCAAAGAAGAAGAATTCGCTACAATCGGAAAACTGATGGTAAATGTATATTCCAATCTTGAAGGATTCCCAAAAGCTGATGAACAGCCACAATATTATGAGATGCTCACTAACATCGGAGAAATTACAAAAAAGCCTTTTACTGAATTAATCGTAGCAGTTTCAAAAAAAGGAAAAGTTGATGGAGCTGTCGTTTATTTTAGTGATATGACAAGTTATGGCTCAGGAGGTTCGGCTACTCAAGAGAGAAATGCATCAGGATTCAGACTTTTAGCGGTATCAGAAAATGTTAGAGGTTTAGGTTTGGGTAAAAAGTTAAGTTTGGCATGTATTGAAAAAGCGAAGAATATCGGTCATCAAAAAGTAGTCATTCACTCTACAGAATACATGAAAAAAGCTTGGAGAATGTATGAAAATTTAGGCTTTGGACGAGCTGAAGATTTAGATTTCAAGCAAGAATCATTGCCTGTATTCGGATTTAGATTATTCCTATGA
- a CDS encoding helix-turn-helix domain-containing protein, with product MEDENEFLINVSDDNSASFFHQISHEKGGNWDGESLAFLDQNGDYQVVSFSYPNGMIVGVTSLLLKKKLRLVNKPTKSEKYVAIRIGFNGEIKNLKNREHTSEGIFMYNAAQPYEVTFPINTRLQWMVIRFPHAYFHQWNEKTAYKLKEVLQQHDQWFLYYRLTPEIEALVRETYKVSMNEDLRRIIFFARAYEIIGRILLLVEKEENELFATNVHAEDLNLMLKLKEDILSDFSSQPNLKALSEHYNMSLSKLHRTFKAVYQMPILKFFNQHRMEEANRLIKYSDKSIYEIGENLGFSSLSHFSTTFKKFFGYSPNELRS from the coding sequence ATGGAAGATGAAAATGAATTTCTTATAAATGTTTCAGATGATAATTCCGCTTCATTTTTTCATCAAATTAGTCATGAGAAAGGTGGGAATTGGGATGGTGAATCTTTGGCATTTTTAGATCAGAATGGGGACTATCAAGTTGTTTCATTCTCTTATCCAAACGGAATGATTGTAGGGGTGACTTCTTTACTTTTGAAAAAGAAACTACGACTTGTAAATAAACCAACGAAAAGTGAGAAGTACGTAGCCATAAGGATTGGCTTTAATGGTGAAATCAAAAATCTTAAAAATAGAGAACATACTTCTGAAGGGATTTTTATGTACAATGCAGCCCAACCTTATGAAGTAACTTTCCCTATAAATACAAGATTACAATGGATGGTTATTCGTTTTCCTCATGCGTATTTTCACCAATGGAATGAAAAAACAGCGTATAAACTCAAAGAGGTTTTACAACAGCATGACCAGTGGTTTTTGTATTATCGATTGACGCCAGAAATAGAGGCTTTGGTTAGAGAAACTTATAAGGTTTCCATGAATGAAGACTTAAGGAGAATTATATTTTTTGCGAGAGCTTATGAGATTATTGGACGAATTTTACTCTTGGTAGAAAAAGAAGAGAATGAATTGTTTGCAACGAATGTACATGCCGAAGATTTGAATTTGATGTTGAAGTTGAAAGAGGATATTCTGAGTGATTTTAGCTCTCAACCAAATTTGAAAGCGTTAAGTGAGCATTACAATATGAGTCTTTCCAAACTTCACCGAACATTTAAAGCTGTTTACCAGATGCCGATTCTAAAGTTTTTTAATCAACATCGAATGGAAGAGGCGAATAGATTGATAAAGTATTCTGATAAGTCCATCTATGAGATTGGTGAAAATCTAGGTTTTAGTAGTCTATCTCACTTTAGTACTACATTTAAAAAGTTTTTTGGGTATAGCCCAAATGAGTTACGTTCATAG
- a CDS encoding DUF1254 domain-containing protein translates to MMKKSKINFTLYTLIAFLFLGNLSISYAQNKSVSYSEREQAQYNYSYSLGVQAVVYGWAPVMMDVAKVLQTSVDQPMNNGQAPINEFGPITRLWDYRDRSYTTPNNDTFYLQGWCDLEEQPIVIFVPEIKNRYWIMQIVDMYTESVVDLCNATIGEEGGYFVLAKKGYTGDLPENVPVYYSSTRYIWLAGRLGVENEKDLKIARDLQKQFRMMPLNQYPNGGVQPEPKNIEGAPKVEFPAGLDWFKRLDQVLAENPMPEDVELVDSFKHIGIGEGSIDGLNEVQKEALKAAFNDGFQIILDAAKNSNTAVNGWNWEFNAGIYGTDYLSRAAINMNSIGLNSPERAMYPKRYVDDQGIQLNGENTYEITLPAHIPVRTEVGGFWSVTMYDAKDRFMVENEIDRYKIGSMTEGLKRNDDGSVTIIISNKKPKNKKMRANWLPAPADDFMLQFRLYEPEEVIYKGEYELPQLYKIEK, encoded by the coding sequence ATGATGAAAAAATCAAAAATAAACTTCACTCTTTACACCTTAATTGCCTTTCTGTTTTTAGGAAATCTATCTATTTCCTACGCTCAAAACAAATCAGTCTCATATTCAGAAAGAGAACAAGCTCAATATAATTACTCATACAGCTTAGGTGTACAAGCCGTAGTGTACGGATGGGCTCCTGTAATGATGGATGTCGCTAAAGTTCTTCAAACTTCTGTTGATCAGCCAATGAATAACGGTCAAGCTCCTATCAATGAATTTGGCCCTATTACTAGACTTTGGGATTATAGAGATCGATCATATACAACTCCTAATAATGATACATTCTACCTTCAAGGTTGGTGTGATTTGGAAGAGCAACCTATTGTCATTTTTGTTCCAGAAATCAAAAATCGTTATTGGATCATGCAAATTGTAGATATGTACACAGAATCGGTTGTCGATCTTTGTAATGCAACAATTGGCGAAGAAGGTGGCTATTTTGTGCTTGCTAAAAAAGGCTATACAGGAGATTTACCAGAGAATGTGCCTGTGTATTATTCTTCAACTAGATACATTTGGTTAGCGGGTCGATTGGGTGTTGAAAACGAAAAAGATTTGAAGATTGCTAGAGATTTACAAAAGCAATTTAGAATGATGCCTTTGAACCAATACCCTAATGGAGGAGTACAGCCTGAACCAAAAAATATTGAAGGTGCTCCAAAAGTAGAATTTCCTGCAGGACTAGATTGGTTTAAGCGACTAGATCAAGTTTTAGCTGAAAATCCAATGCCAGAAGATGTTGAACTTGTAGATAGTTTCAAACATATCGGAATTGGTGAAGGAAGTATTGATGGACTCAATGAAGTTCAAAAAGAGGCACTAAAGGCGGCATTTAATGATGGATTTCAAATAATTCTGGATGCTGCAAAAAATAGTAACACAGCTGTAAATGGTTGGAACTGGGAATTCAACGCAGGAATATACGGTACTGATTATCTTTCAAGAGCTGCAATCAATATGAATTCAATTGGCTTAAACTCTCCTGAAAGAGCAATGTACCCTAAAAGATACGTTGATGACCAAGGAATTCAGCTTAATGGTGAGAATACTTATGAAATCACGCTCCCTGCTCACATTCCTGTCAGAACTGAAGTTGGTGGTTTTTGGTCTGTCACTATGTATGATGCTAAAGATCGTTTCATGGTAGAAAATGAAATCGATAGATATAAAATAGGATCAATGACTGAAGGCTTAAAAAGAAATGATGATGGCTCTGTCACTATTATTATTTCGAATAAAAAGCCTAAAAATAAAAAGATGAGAGCAAACTGGCTACCAGCTCCTGCTGATGATTTCATGCTTCAATTCAGGTTATATGAACCAGAAGAAGTCATCTACAAAGGAGAATATGAACTACCTCAATTATACAAGATTGAAAAATAA
- a CDS encoding M1 family aminopeptidase, with amino-acid sequence MTKTTILFSLLFCLISFQINAQRYLGVKPTDSGGLLSYAQASYDVRQYDLDLSILIEQKAIRGSVRIQADVLSPIDQIVLDLDSAFEVSKVVLEKEGALLPIDFEHKDLKLYCTPHFTFQPQEEFAIRVYYSGKPKVAPRPPWVGGFMWEETEEGKPWIATACQFDGADLWFPCKDHPSDEAEHVRLNITVPKGLEVVSNGVLENVSKSGDSNTFQWIVNSPINNYNIALNIAPYEHLKLDYTNVLGEEMPLNWWVLPEHKKQAKAQFPQFKDHLKFYEKVLGPYPFRSEKYGIVETPHLGMEHQTAIAYGADFTNNEFGFDFLHHHELGHEWWGNLVTASDWKDFWIHEGFCIYMQVLYAEELGGMPAYHKYISTLKPKVRNKQALAPLESKSTLEKYFFGPCYIESDGDIYTKGALVLHTLRYLVGEEALLKGIRKLAYPTKEAERSTDGSQCHFVNSTDFIRIMEEESGMELDWYFELYLRQPDLPNLVINQTESNLTLQWDTPKKLAFPMPVEVVIDGKKKRIEVGLEEVKIPLEKGVKEVLVDPENWIYKASDQSEKEKVRAAFLAQFPKAKLKEVKRKAHFTQYYEIYLPQPLDHSNPKNGTFEQKMYLGHVDFEKPILIETEGYQLYNYPREISKITKGNQLLVEYRFYGESVPKGGIPWKYLTNDLAIEDYHRIVSKLKNVYTGKWISSGVSKGGETTLIYKSKYPNDVDVAVPYVAPIILGVEDPRTDQHINTVGEKTTRKRITEFQRTVLQNRTEVLKEIEQYAAKKEMKFSVGLEVALEYAVLEFPFSYWQWGGNVSDIPTKDAPAKELFNYLNQIVGISFYSDITIDRLLPSYYQHMKELGYYGFDTTPVADLLEIVHKPTNSFFAPQNVDLTYNPNYMKEVVDFLESKGDNILYIYGEYDTWGACAVNPSDKTNALKMVLKKGSHATRIRHFSVEDQIRIYSQLKDWLGVKVEALGDLCLEKEEEI; translated from the coding sequence ATGACAAAAACGACTATACTTTTTAGTCTCTTGTTCTGTTTAATTTCTTTTCAAATAAATGCACAACGTTATTTGGGAGTAAAGCCAACAGATTCAGGAGGGCTGCTATCCTATGCTCAAGCTTCATATGATGTTCGTCAATACGATTTAGATTTATCTATTTTAATAGAGCAAAAAGCAATCAGAGGGAGTGTACGAATACAAGCAGATGTTCTTTCTCCAATTGATCAGATTGTCTTGGACTTAGACTCTGCTTTTGAAGTTTCGAAAGTAGTTTTGGAGAAAGAAGGTGCGCTTTTACCGATAGATTTTGAGCACAAAGACTTAAAACTTTATTGTACGCCTCATTTCACTTTTCAACCTCAAGAAGAGTTTGCAATCAGAGTTTATTATAGTGGTAAGCCTAAAGTTGCTCCTCGACCGCCTTGGGTCGGAGGTTTTATGTGGGAAGAAACAGAAGAGGGTAAACCTTGGATCGCTACAGCATGCCAGTTTGATGGTGCAGATTTGTGGTTTCCGTGTAAAGACCATCCTTCAGATGAAGCCGAGCATGTGCGTTTGAATATTACTGTACCAAAAGGTTTAGAGGTCGTTTCAAATGGAGTTTTGGAAAATGTAAGTAAAAGTGGTGATTCAAATACATTCCAATGGATTGTCAATTCTCCGATCAATAATTATAATATTGCTCTTAACATCGCGCCATACGAACATTTGAAACTCGATTATACAAATGTATTGGGTGAAGAAATGCCTTTAAATTGGTGGGTTTTACCAGAGCATAAAAAGCAAGCAAAGGCTCAATTTCCACAGTTTAAAGATCATTTGAAGTTTTATGAAAAAGTCTTAGGTCCTTACCCATTTCGTTCGGAGAAATATGGAATTGTGGAAACACCACATTTAGGAATGGAACACCAAACTGCAATTGCTTATGGTGCAGACTTCACAAATAATGAATTCGGGTTTGATTTCCTACATCATCATGAATTAGGACATGAATGGTGGGGCAATTTGGTGACAGCGAGTGATTGGAAAGACTTCTGGATTCATGAAGGATTTTGTATCTATATGCAGGTATTGTATGCTGAAGAATTGGGTGGAATGCCTGCATACCACAAGTATATCTCCACTTTAAAACCAAAGGTTAGAAACAAACAGGCGCTAGCTCCTTTAGAGTCAAAATCAACACTGGAGAAGTATTTCTTTGGGCCATGCTATATAGAAAGTGATGGCGATATTTATACTAAAGGGGCTTTAGTTTTGCATACCTTGAGGTATTTGGTAGGAGAAGAAGCTTTGTTGAAAGGTATCAGGAAGTTGGCTTATCCAACCAAAGAAGCCGAAAGAAGTACAGATGGCAGTCAATGTCACTTTGTAAATTCAACGGACTTTATCCGAATCATGGAAGAGGAAAGTGGCATGGAGCTAGATTGGTATTTTGAGTTGTATTTACGTCAACCAGATTTACCCAATTTAGTAATTAATCAGACGGAGTCGAATTTGACTTTGCAATGGGATACTCCAAAAAAGTTAGCTTTTCCAATGCCCGTAGAAGTTGTGATTGATGGGAAGAAAAAACGAATTGAAGTTGGACTGGAAGAGGTTAAAATTCCTTTAGAAAAAGGAGTGAAGGAAGTATTGGTTGACCCTGAAAACTGGATTTATAAAGCTTCAGATCAAAGTGAAAAGGAAAAAGTAAGAGCAGCATTTTTAGCTCAATTCCCGAAAGCAAAATTGAAGGAAGTAAAACGCAAAGCTCATTTCACACAATATTACGAGATTTATTTGCCACAACCTTTAGATCATTCGAACCCTAAAAATGGAACATTCGAACAGAAAATGTATTTGGGGCATGTTGATTTTGAGAAACCGATTTTGATTGAAACCGAAGGTTACCAATTGTACAATTATCCTAGAGAAATCAGTAAGATTACGAAAGGAAATCAGCTATTGGTGGAGTATCGTTTTTATGGAGAATCCGTTCCGAAAGGAGGTATTCCTTGGAAGTATTTAACCAATGATCTCGCAATAGAGGATTACCATAGAATCGTTTCAAAATTGAAAAATGTCTATACAGGAAAGTGGATTAGTTCAGGAGTTAGTAAAGGTGGAGAAACTACCTTAATCTATAAAAGTAAGTATCCAAATGATGTTGATGTTGCTGTACCTTATGTCGCTCCAATAATTTTGGGCGTCGAAGATCCTCGTACCGATCAGCACATCAACACAGTTGGAGAAAAAACAACGAGAAAACGAATCACCGAATTTCAGCGAACCGTTCTACAAAACCGAACAGAAGTTTTAAAAGAAATAGAACAATATGCAGCTAAGAAAGAAATGAAGTTTAGTGTTGGTCTGGAAGTCGCGTTAGAATATGCTGTTTTAGAATTCCCATTTTCATATTGGCAATGGGGAGGTAACGTATCAGACATTCCAACAAAAGATGCACCTGCAAAAGAACTGTTTAATTATCTAAATCAGATTGTAGGCATTAGTTTTTATTCTGATATAACGATTGACAGGTTACTTCCTTCTTATTATCAGCATATGAAAGAATTGGGCTATTATGGTTTTGATACAACTCCTGTCGCTGATTTGTTGGAGATCGTACACAAGCCTACAAATTCCTTTTTTGCACCTCAAAATGTGGATTTAACCTATAATCCTAATTATATGAAAGAGGTCGTAGACTTTTTAGAAAGTAAAGGAGATAATATTCTTTATATCTATGGCGAATATGATACTTGGGGAGCCTGTGCTGTGAATCCTTCGGACAAAACAAATGCACTAAAAATGGTACTTAAAAAAGGTAGTCACGCTACCCGAATAAGACATTTCTCAGTTGAAGATCAGATTAGAATATATAGCCAACTTAAAGACTGGTTAGGAGTAAAAGTGGAGGCTTTAGGTGATCTCTGTTTAGAAAAAGAAGAAGAAATTTAA